The following proteins are encoded in a genomic region of Magnolia sinica isolate HGM2019 chromosome 1, MsV1, whole genome shotgun sequence:
- the LOC131221169 gene encoding uncharacterized protein LOC131221169, producing MEPMDIDWKSVESRFVEDELYEHINAPKWIDLSAYSSLVDDEAWFCRPDCRHPKNADDFKVKNLRSANDMEILPLGERNRRDTNLKRRGLLSSASLQDPRSNKTVPEIPRSKKASKKFREDGENENPNRSPAPSIKTFKASIKSSAEKKPAVTKMRTTSFESSADSPQVEQRPLPRLKSTLSARNLFAGKEILNQITEFCSELKKLAVSTRERENSVRSDGKEKEKEPLMEEERQISGGGVLEEKKVVTRKEKAGKALNLNSKIFSPEAWRKKRSEDLDNIQASASATDLKGGCKGNESPSQVRWCPPSPQRFPSPYNRQKPLKTTPLKPSKSRTAGRGILQEVEQNKRIAKESVEDEENQNISISGTEEARSLDVFWFLKPCAYLAK from the exons atgGAGCCCATGGACATTGACTGGAAGAGCGTAGAGTCCAGATTCGTCGAAGACGAGTTGTACGAGCACATCAACGCTCCCAAATGGATTGATTTATCCGCCTACTCCTCCCTGGTCGACGACGAAGCTTGGTTTTGCAGGCCTG ATTGTCGGCATCCGAAGAACGCTGATGATTTCAAG GTGAAAAATCTGAGATCGGCGAACGATATGGAAATTTTACCGTTGGGGGAAAGAAATCGCAG GGACACCAACCTGAAAAGAAGAGGCCTCCTCTCATCTGCTTCTCTTCAAGACCCGAGATCCAATAAGACAGTACCCGAAATTCCCCGATCAAAGAAAGCTTCGAAGAAATTCCGGGAAGATGGTGAGAACGAGAATCCGAACCGCTCTCCAGCCCCGAGCATCAAAACCTTCAAGGCCTCTATCAAATCCAGCGCTGAGAAGAAGCCAGCAGTGACAAAGATGAGGACTACCTCTTTCGAATCAAGCGCTGATTCGCCTCAGGTGGAGCAGAGACCGCTGCCGCGGCTCAAAAGCACGCTCTCGGCACGGAATCTCTTCGCGGGGAAGGAGATTCTGAACCAGATAACGGAATTCTGCAGCGAGCTGAAGAAATTGGCAGTGAgcacaagagagagggagaattcGGTGAGATCGGATGGGAAGGAGAAGGAAAAGGAGCCTTTGATGGAGGAGGAGAGGCAGATTTCAGGCGGAGGAGTATTGGAGGAGAAGAAGGTTGTTACCAGGAAGGAGAAGGCGGGAAAGGCTTTGAATTTGAATTCAAAGATCTTCAGTCCAGAGGCTTGGAGGAAGAA AAGGTCTGAAGACCTTGATAACATTCAAGCATCTGCATCTGCAACCGACTTGAAGGGTGGCTGCAAAGGCAATGAAAGCCCCTCACAAGTTAGATGGTGTCCTCCCTCTCCTCAACGCTTCCCTTCCCCTTATAATCGACAGAAACCTTTGAAAACCACCCCTCTCAAGCCTTCTAAGTCAAGAACAGCT GGGAGAGGAATTCTTCAAGAAGTGGAGCAGAATAAAAGGATAGCAAAAGAATCTGTGGAAGATGAAGAAAACCAGAACATTTCAATTTCTGGAACAGAAGAAGCAAGGTCTCTCGATGTGTTTTGGTTCTTGAAGCCCTGTGCATACCTTGCTAAATAA
- the LOC131221137 gene encoding polyadenylate-binding protein RBP47B', translating into MQMEMESQQQQQQWMMMSGGAQQQQQAQPAQHPQSWAAAPQPPYHQPTSADEIRTLWIGDLQYWVDENYLHTCFAHTGEVLSIKIIRNKITGQPEGYGFVEFVSHAAAERILQTYNGTQMPGTEQTFRLNWASFGIGERRPDAGPEHSIFVGDLAPDVTDYLLQETFRAQYPSVRGAKVVTDPNTGRSKGYGFVKFSDEMERNRAMTEMNGVYCSTRPMRISAATPKKTTGFQQQYPAIKAIYPAPTYSTSQVQALPADSDITNTTIFVGGLDPNVTEDELRQIFAQFGELVYVKIPMGKGCGFVQFGTRASAEEAIQRLQGTVIGQQTVRLSWGRSPANKQDQPASWGQQADPSQWSSAYYGYGQGYDAYAYGASQDPSLYAYGAYAGYGQYPQQVEGVPEMAAIAGTVPTVEQREESFDPLATPDVDKLNAAYLSVHENAMVGRPLWMKTSAFSQPA; encoded by the exons ATGCAAATGGAAATGGAgtcgcagcagcagcagcagcagtggaTGATGATGAGCGGTGGggcgcagcagcagcagcaggctcAACCCGCCCAGCACCCCCAGTCCTGGGCCGCTGCTCCTCAGCCCCCGTACCACCAACCAACCTCGGCCGACGAGATAAGAACCCTTTGGATCGGCGATTTGCAGTACTGGGTCGACGAGAACTACCTCCACACCTGCTTTGCCCATACCGgagag GTTCTTTCGATAAAAATTATACGAAACAAGATCACAGGCCAGCCTGAAGGTTATGGGTTTGTGGAATTTGTTTCTCACGCAGCAGCTGAAAGAATCCTGCAGACCTACAATGGCACACAGATGCCTGGAACAGAACAGACTTTCAGGCTGAATTGGGCTTCTTTTGGCATTGGAGAAAGGCGTCCAGATGCTGGACCTGAGCATTCCATTTTTGTAGGGGATTTGGCGCCCGATGTCACGGATTATTTGTTACAAGAGACCTTTCGAGCTCAGTATCCATCCGTAAGAGGTGCCAAGGTCGTAACGGATCCTAATACTGGTCGTTCAAAGGGTTATGGATTTGTTAAATTTTCAGATGAGATGGAAAGAAACCGTGCCATGACCGAAATGAATGGGGTATATTGCTCAACTAGGCCGATGCGTATCAGTGCAGCTACACCAAAGAAGACCACTGGTTTTCAGCAACAATACCCAGCAATTAAAG CTATATATCCAGCACCAACATACAGCACCTCACAAGTGCAGGCACTTCCAGCGGACAGTGATATTACGAATACAACA ATATTTGTTGGTGGTTTGGACCCTAATGTCACAGAAGATGAACTGAGGCAGATCTTTGCGCAGTTTGGGGAGCTTGTCTATGTTAAGATACCAATGGGTAAAGGATGTGGCTTTGTACAGTTTGGCACTAG AGCGTCTGCTGAAGAAGCAATACAGAGGCTACAAGGAACTGTGATTGGCCAACAGACTGTCCGTCTTTCATGGGGTAGAAGCCCAGCAAATAAGCAG GACCAACCTgcaagctggggtcagcaagcAGATCCCAGTCAATGGAGTAGTGCTTATTATGGTTATGGGCAAGGCTATGATGCCTATGCTTATGGAGCTTCGCAAGATCCATCCTTGTATGCATATGGTGCTTATGCTGGATATGGACAATACCCTCAacag GTTGAAGGTGTTCCAGAAATGGCAGCCATAGCTGGCACAGTCCCGACTGTAGAACAAAGGGAGGAATCCTTTGATCCTTTAGCCACACCAGATGTAGACAA GTTAAATGCTGCTTACCTTTCTGTCCATGAAAATGCCATGGTGGGACGGCCCTTATGGATGAAGACCTCAGCATTCTCACAGCCGGCATAG